A region from the Drosophila mauritiana strain mau12 chromosome 2L, ASM438214v1, whole genome shotgun sequence genome encodes:
- the LOC117135236 gene encoding mucin-5AC isoform X4 has product MKYSTSRLNILCLLGLCLLLFKTEPIEAQNKRTSRVTSSRSFGTNVKTDNSNGPSFDCPEEFGYYPHPSDCTQYYVCVFGGALLESCTGGLMYSHDLQTCDWPRNVGCELADTSSERNIAQSQVQRQREPHAQHVPSRIRFGAAFSSQGGTQKTATVPPQYHRSPPQVIQAQVQNIPPPPPELRVSPNPVITSRGQPKPLIDSQEDIAKLYADAQESLPPVEEEESDRQQRVYRGQPSTVSQVQRDRDGIIHQASINSIPQTGKIGSYAFGTAYSKSLQDDQTLELSYNRLDESRRRKRRDLSAQPTKVTEEKYHNDTNCSREVLEHASPTELSVSTETSKTSQERLNDGAPANGRMRKYSSKIRQLKSENAMEFDYKEIPGEDSQLMDGYEDEDDVATGESKRRPRQLRPISHTSLKWPVQNYRAIDSPALPQVSQQTGYSFGSYNPYLTPPNTNPVHNQQPHGNPNYNHLPGYHSYVHQQHQLASAGPLSQKKHKLPYTGYNLSLPPPPLEDDFRPIAGSYYEAAGAAQTSPPSPNSKQHHSNAGDLLPFLIQQLKELKEQRKHLQSDNYAYFRLDNQPMSPVPTHAVTPVPTISTTYYSPVDASKLSQQVTPNGQYSTMGGFYNNQKPGKASFNPNYPGKLVSQYSIASNGHDSTTESNYFQYNIVANQKMKGVFSTAPPNQIGHSAVKVRPPVTPLQVTQSINVVSAPNLTYKIPNGLQQAPFALLPEGISYASNSTIPESYQTFTKSVSTSATVLSDVPTTTPKSKLTNFQFNINEFMANLKESDLSSVNPAVNPLIKYFKELSTDNNGNINLHNPLVNRRPVTGSTSTLNSTATTTQVDITPNTPAYKKRIKPDPTLPTQSTPTPIRILKGYEHFIKGIQNQLNSRNSSQSTVYNTSTTLIRMPTTTTIKSVDYYDEDYEEDEDILPPSQMPPYMPVSETMAPPRRHLATARPNTESPGKGPASFQTGFLEATTTRRPFPTFTQVNQAGAEADVPSFISFPSDIFQELKQRLPKLPEPNAPQSSTKVFTTPRSVRPTSHPRPISSSTEQQSTRVRYTTIRPRIRGQQKWKTTSPVQEQKEINSHTENSAVVLNSSKQSNPGGLPLNSIHAGSSPERHRVESPSPSSLGTPQPANIFVQPTPAAPPQQSEPNRNYYNASTFNHGGSYQPQQQHQQQQLQPTPFQQAQPQEQHQQQAQAPTHSYDTSYYSVYDDDIDLYRDLEYHQQQSQEQQKPPTPQYQSAVRQQQAHPTYRPLELPATPKPPPYENQPAYNTDYDEDINGQIEQDNAYDQPTRSPQRAEHVAIQKLDTRASHSSTVTLTTTASPPEVLTYYETLTTPYAPKRGSSDYAYGSAEDNDQRDRLLTEVKSRPHTGSEDFDLIANVVGHTDKNTATPPTRSQKTKSTPPHNGSQKPGRSSNTTTHAVTFTQSSTITTTSTFPPTTTKKLTSSKAHANKPYKQHIPESKTTTKASSTSHTTATSSTPFPNHLTYNSNPFLQSKLQQVAKSLARVVQSSQPRINFTGYPQAQNLSNSPQQSTSSESVPDQDSARITSLIPPPTTTQRPLVKDNSGNSSPDNVESAFEKSHTINQTVDPPKSRSFETTTSSKFLDFINAAAYGTSPSGIRLNEVPDNLVNRDIPFRENDNAFDSSSRNTEPQPKRFQKYVDSDVPPQSFKVPTKGVMRAPTEEMESTSTNRPSKPLQYSLQSGSKGFSLHMEPMITKTKSFSTSTTTTSPTTLADLFQKFVDIKPTTYAPPLLVWRSGRPIIQQAHHRPTVATFSTSTSVTETTSPPTTSKNVAESSSTTRDITTSKSAAQPSREQDFLPRAGYLPRSNYFRESPNRVTANPAMHFVSPYKSLENLLHEDRQHHHHQLRTTTRPRYTNAPAFSEFLQTTAKSRKNLFMMASVRNSSKDVLATMETGNARNFSVSDAILSTFSPHRPAPSMLRTTTTTTTTTTMKPPPIEITSTEDSTTVSAIIASSAIHISQSPKPARGRSRYTAATLNSLGDSGDEPTTYAPKLRLLGGYDPIPLPKTKPQRVQVIGNQRSLLGGPTAKPHEKYRALEDTFQAKDLSIGSKNLLSKSLKHKPIENEASVSDEPRAEALISKPLEDRQLNGINEKETAIDYSSTEHVVAITERPTVKFLYSNKYRQQTAEHTLADSLQNSGYITSPNGSSQKFRSPNVLEQLRQFLSGSDSNSNSDESGNSQFVNEYSLPELRSAIGEIKKLYLPTDRPVTTTLKSSTTTLHPNTTPIATLFPIRTKGLSVLPSFNIVTTNSTLTERTTSSTPDFSTPRTLKTPPVSLTTVPTIPTGTATPSSFAPHTARASRVNNDIKSSIAAAALGPSTSTYQPSVSAGKTQKFQIGFATNNKNHQLQKSSINHNGPASSASVKCSDSTLNAKCNEISSRNNNRNRGSAMYSNQDRDLISTPNRGTHPPRTRPTLKPSGIIVSKAQEFVDIYRYPPSRPDPIYPQPTPDKTAAKCRKDVCLLPDCYCGGKDIPGGLNASETPQFVLMTFDDAVNTINIDLYEELFNNKSRKNPNGCSWRGTFYLSHEWTDYVMVQDLYSQGHEMASHTVS; this is encoded by the exons ATGAAGTATTCAACAAGTCGACTAAACATTCTGTGCCTGCTGGGATTGTGCCTACTGCTTTTTAAAACAG AACCCATAgaggcacaaaacaaaagaaccTCACGCGTAACCAGCTCCCGCAGCTTCGGGACCAACGTCAAGACCGACAACTCCAATGGCCCCAGCTTCGACTGCCCTGAGGAGTTCGGGTACTATCCGCACCCATCAGATTGCACCCAATACTACGTGTGCGTCTTTGGAGGAGCGCTGCTTGAAAGTTGCACTGGCGGGTTGATGTACTCGCACGACCTACAGACCTGCGACTGGCCGCGAAACGTCGGCTGCGAGTTGGCGGACACATCCTCCGAGCGCAACATTGCACAAAGCCAGGTCCAGAGGCAAAGAGAACCCCATGCACAGCACGTACCAAGCCGAATACGCTTTGGAGCCGCTTTCAGCAGTCAGGGTGGCACACAGAAGACGGCCACGGTGCCGCCACAGTACCATCGTTCTCCACCCCAGGTAATACAGGCACAGGTGCAGAATATACCGCCTCCCCCACCGGAACTGCGAGTGTCACCAAACCCGGTAATCACGTCGCGTGGTCAACCAAAACCGCTGATCGACTCCCAGGAGGACATTGCAAAG CTGTATGCCGATGCGCAGGAATCGTTGCCGCCTGTGGAAGAAGAGGAGTCCGACCGTCAGCAGAGAGTGTATCGAGGCCAACCCAGTACCGTTAGTCAAGTTCAACGCGATCGCGATGGTATTATTCACCAAGCTAGTATCAATTCTATTCCTCAAACTGGAAAAATCGGATCTTACGCTTTTGGGACCGCCTATAG CAAAAGCCTGCAGGACGACCAGACGCTCGAACTGTCCTACAACCGACTTGATGAAAGTAGGCGACGCAAACGCCGCGACCTTAGTGCCCAGCCGACAAAAGTTACAGAAGAAAAATATCACAACGACACAAATTGTTCAAGGGAAGTGTTGGAGCATGCTAGCCCTACCGAGCTTTCTGTTTCTACTGAGACTTCAAAAACTTCACAAGAACGCTTAAACGATGGTGCGCCGGCAAATGGTAGGATGCGTAAATACTCTTCAAAAATACGTCAGCTAAAAAGCGAGAACGCAATGGAATTCGACTACAAAGAAATTCCTGGCGAAGACAGCCAGTTAATGGATGGATATGAAGACGAGGATGATGTGGCCACGGGTGAGTCGAAGAGACGACCACGCCAGCTGCGACCTATTTCACATACATCACTGAAGTGGCCGGTACAAAACTACCGCGCCATTGACTCACCCGCCCTCCCGCAGGTTTCTCAGCAAACGGGATACAGCTTTGGAAGTTATAATCCATACCTCACACCTCCCAATACCAATCCTGTCCACAATCAACAGCCGCACGGCAACCCTAACTACAATCATCTACCCGGATACCACTCATACGTGCATCAGCAACATCAATTGGCTTCTGCTGGGCCACTCTCTCAGAAAAAGCACAAATTGCCTTATACCGGATACAATCTTTCGTTGCCCCCACCGCCGCTGGAGGATGACTTTCGTCCCATAGCTGGTAGCTACTACGAAGCTGCCGGTGCAGCTCAAACTAGTCCTCCTTCGCCCAACAGCAAACAGCACCATTCTAACGCTGGCGACCTGCTCCCTTTTCTGATACAACAGTTGAAGGAGCTAAAAGAACAGCGCAAGCACCTTCAGAGTGATAACTATGCGTACTTCCGTCTGGACAATCAGCCAATGAGTCCGGTACCCACTCACGCAGTCACACCCGTACCTACAATTAGCACCACTTACTACTCCCCAGTAGACGCGTCCAAGCTCTCACAACAGGTTACACCAAATGGTCAATACAGCACAATGGGCGGATTCTACAACAACCAAAAACCGGGTAAAGCCTCCTTTAATCCCAACTATCCCGGGAAGTTGGTATCCCAGTATAGTATCGCCTCTAACGGACATGATAGCACGACGGAGAGCAACTACTTTCAGTACAACATTGTTGCTAACCAGAAAATGAAGGGTGTCTTTAGCACAGCTCCTCCAAACCAGATCGGTCATTCTGCAGTTAAAGTTCGGCCCCCAGTCACGCCGCTTCAGGTGACTCAGAGTATTAACGTGGTATCTGCCCCAAATTTGACCTACAAAATACCTAATGGTCTGCAGCAAGCCCCATTTGCTCTTCTTCCCGAAGGCATTAGTTacgccagcaacagcaccaTTCCAGAATCCTACCAAACTTTCACTAAATCTGTCAGCACATCAGCAACAGTGCTTTCCGATGTGCCTACTACAACGCCTAAGTCAAAACTGACAAACTTTCAGTTTAACATCAACGAGTTCATGGCCAATCTTAAGGAAAGCGATTTGTCCAGTGTCAACCCGGCTGTTAATCCGttgataaaatatttcaaagagcttAGTACTGACAATAAcggaaatataaatttacaCAATCCGCTGGTTAATCGTCGCCCCGTAACTGGGAGTACCAGCACCTTGAACAGCACAGCTACGACCACCCAGGTAGACATCACGCCGAACACACCAGCGTACAAAAAACGCATAAAACCCGATCCGACACTTCCCACGCAGAGCACTCCGACTCCCATAAGGATACTGAAAGGCTACGAACATTTTATTAAGGGCATACAGAATCAACTCAACTCGCGGAACTCTAGCCAAAGCACTGTCTACAACACATCAACCACTTTAATACGAATGCCAACCACCACGACCATCAAGAGTGTCGATTATTATGACGAGGATTACGAAGAGGATGAAGACATATTGCCTCCGTCTCAAATGCCCCCTTATATGCCAGTGTCCGAGACCATGGCCCCTCCCCGCCGACATTTAGCTACAGCAAGGCCCAATACTGAATCGCCAGGAAAAGGTCCAGCCAGTTTCCAGACGGGTTTTCTGGAGGCAACAACAACTCGACGTCCGTTTCCCACCTTCACCCAGGTGAATCAAGCCGGTGCTGAAGCCGACGTGCCCTCATTCATTAGCTTTCCTAGTGACATCTTCCAAGAACTAAAGCAGCGGCTGCCCAAGCTCCCGGAACCAAATGCCCCACAATCCAGTACCAAAGTATTCACAACTCCACGCAGTGTGCGCCCAACCTCCCATCCAAGGCCTATCTCCTCCAGTACAGAACAGCAGTCAACTCGCGTGCGTTATACAACTATCCGACCACGCATAAGAGGACAACAAAAATGGAAGACGACGTCACCAGTCCAAGAACAAAAGGAAATAAATAGTCATACCGAAAACAGTGCCGTTGTCTTAAACTCAAGCAAGCAGAGCAACCCGGGCGGCCTTCCACTAAACTCAATACATGCCGGCTCAAGCCCAGAAAGACACAG AGTTGAGTCGCCTTCACCGTCATCGCTAGGGACACCGCAACCCGCTAATATATTTGTACAGCCCACGCCAGCAGCCCCGCCGCAACAGTCAGAGCCCAATCGTAACTACTACAATGCATCTACATTTAATCATGGGGGCAGCTACCaaccacagcagcaacaccaacaacaacagttaCAACCAACACCATTCCAACAAGCGCAACCACAAgaacaacatcagcagcaggcaCAAGCCCCAACACATTCATATGACACATCCTATTATTCGGTTTACGACGACGATATCGATTTATATAGGGATCTAGAGTACCATCAGCAACAGTCACAGGAGCAGCAGAAACCACCTACGCCGCAGTATCAGTCGGCAGTTCGCCAACAGCAGGCCCACCCAACCTACCGTCCCTTAGAGCTCCCCGCCACTCCGAAGCCCCCCCCTTACGAAAACCAGCCAGCGTACAATACAGACTACGATGAGGATATTAATGGTCAG ATTGAACAGGATAATGCGTACGATCAGCCAACACGTTCTCCTCAAAG GGCAGAACATGTGGCCATACAAAAACTGGATACCCGAGCCAGCCACTCGAGCACTGTCACTCTAACAACGACAGCATCCCCACCGGAAGTACTCACATACTACGAAACGTTGACCACACCCTATGCTCCGAAGCGCGGGTCTAGCGACTACGCCTATGGGTCGGCAGAAGACAATGACCAGAGGGATCGTTTACTAACCGAAGTCAAGTCTAGGCCCCATACCGGTAGCGAAGACTTTGACCTAATTGCCAATGTTGTGGGTCATACCGACAAGAACACCGCGACTCCACCAACACGATCGCAAAAAACGAAATCGACACCGCCACATAACGGAAGCCAGAAGCCAGGAAGGAGTTCCAACACCACAACACATGCTGTTACGTTCACGCAGTCCTCAACAATAACAACCACATCCACATTTCCTCCAACGACAACAAAAAAACTTACAAG CTCGAAAGCGCATGCAAATAAGCCATATAAACAACATATTCCCGAGTCAAAAACAACCACAAAAGCTTCCAGTACCTCTCACACGACCGCGACCAGCTCCACACCTTTTCCTAATCACCTTACTTATAATTCAAATCCTTTTCTCCAATCAAAACTACAACAAGTTGCTAAGTCGTTGGCAAGAGTAGTGCAAAGCAGTCAGCCTAGGATAAATTTCACTGGTTACCCACAAGCTCAAAACCTTTCAAACTCGCCCCAACAGTCCACAAGTTCGGAATCAGTTCCAGACCAAGATTCAGCTCGAATTACTTCCCTAATTCCCCCGCCCACCACCACGCAAAGGCCCCTGGTAAAGGACAACTCCGGTAATAGCAGCCCGGACAACGTTGAAAGTGCCTTTGAAAAGAGTCATACAATTAATCAGACGGTTGATCCGCCGAAGAGTCGCTCCTTTGAAACCACTACATCGTCAAAGTTCCTAGATTTTATTAATGCCGCAGCGTATGGTACAAGCCCGAGTGGCATTCGGCTGAATGAAGTGCCAGATAATCTTGTTAACAGGGATATTCCTTTTCGAGAAAATGACAACGCGTTCGATTCCAGCTCACGGAACACAGAACCACAGCCCAAACGTTTTCAGAAATACGTAGATTCTGATGTACCTCCACAAAGTTTCAAAGTTCCCACAAAGGGTGTAATGAGAGCACCAACAGAAGAAATGGAAAGCACAAGCACAAATCGACCAAGTAAGCCCCTACAATATAGTCTTCAAAGTGGATCAAAAGGTTTTAGCTTGCATATGGAGCCAATGATCACAAAGACGAAGAGTTTTTCCACCAGCACAACCACAACAAGCCCAACAACACTGGCTGACTTATTTCAGAAGTTCGTCGACATCAAACCTACAACATACGCTCCACCACTTCTCGTTTGGCGTAGTGGAAGGCCCATCATTCAACAAGCACATCATAGACCAACAGTCGCAACTTTCAGCACATCTACTAGTGTTACCGAAACTACATCTCCTCCTACAACTTCTAAAAATGTAGCTGAGTCTAGCAGCACTACCAGAGACATTACAACATCAAAATCTGCGGCGCAGCCTAGCCGAGAACAGGATTTTCTACCAAGAGCGGGTTATTTGCCCCGTTCCAATTATTTTAGGGAAAGTCCAAATCGAGTAACAGCCAACCCTGCTATGCATTTTGTCTCACCGTACAAGAGCCTAGAGAACTTGCTTCATGAAGATCGTcagcaccaccatcatcaACTACGGACCACAACTAGACCCCGGTACACAAACGCTCCTGCCTTTTCGGAGTTCCTCCAGACTACGGCAAAGTCACGAAAGAATCTTTTTATGATGGCGTCTGTTAGAAACTCTAGTAAAGATGTTTTGGCCACGATGGAGACAGGAAACGCACGCAACTTTAGTGTCAGCGACGCTATACTAAGCACATTCAGTCCTCACCGTCCTGCTCCAAGTATGCTGCGAACCACTACCACGACTACAACAACTACTACCATGAAACCACCTCCTATAGAAATTACGTCGACTGAAGATTCAACAACCGTTTCTGCCATAATCGCTTCCTCTGCCATCCACATATCACAGTCCCCAAAGCCTGCCCGTGGGCGCTCTCGATACACGGCGGCCACTTTAAACAGTCTCGGGGACAGCGGGGACGAGCCCACGACTTATGCACCCAAGCTTAGATTGCTCGGAGGATATGATCCCATTCCGCTGCCTAAAACCAAGCCCCAACGAGTACAAGTGATCGGCAATCAGAGGTCTTTGTTAGGTGGGCCAACAGCTAAGCCACATGAAAAGTACAGGGCATTAGAGGACACATTTCAAGCCAAAGATCTCTCCATTGGCTCCAAAAATTTACTAAGCAAGTCGCTTAAACATAAACCAATCGAAAATGAAGCCAGCGTTTCGGACGAGCCAAGAGCCGAGGCTTTAATAAGCAAGCCTTTGGAGGACAGGCAACTAAATGGCATTAACGAAAAAGAAACTGCAATAGATTACAGCTCCACCGAACACGTGGTGGCAATAACAGAACGTCCAACTGTCAAGTTCCTTTACTCTAACAAATACCGACAGCAAACGGCGGAGCACACACTAGCAGATAGTCTTCAAAACTCCGGCTACATAACATCGCCTAACGGATCGTCACAGAAGTTCAGATCCCCCAACGTCCTTGAGCAACTGAGGCAATTTCTTTCCGGCAGtgacagcaacagcaatagcgATGAGAGTGGGAATTCCCAATTCGTTAATGAGTATTCACTCCCCGAATTAAGGTCCGCTATCGGTGAAATCAAGAAACTGTACTTACCCACCGACCGGCCAGTAACGACCACTTTAAAATCTAGCACGACGACGTTGCATCCTAATACCACGCCTATTGCCACACTATTTCCAATCCGAACCAAGGGACTATCCGTTTTACCGTCTTTTAACATCGTGACCACTAATTCCACTTTAACAGAAAGAACTACGTCAAGCACTCCTGATTTTAGTACCCCTAGAACCCTCAAAACCCCTCCAGTTTCTCTAACTACCGTCCCCACTATTCCCACTGGTACAGCTACACCCTCCTCATTTGCACCGCACACTGCGCGCGCTTCGAGGGTGAATAATGATATTAAGTCGTCGATTGCTGCCGCTGCCCTAGGCCCTAGCACCTCAACCTATCAGCCATCAGTGTCAGCGGGTAAAACCCAAAAGTTCCAAATCGGCTTCGCTACCAACAATAAAAATCACCAACTCCAAAAAAGCAGCATCAACCATAATGGCCCCGCATCCTCAGCCTCCGTGAAGTGCTCCGATAGCACACTAAACGCCAAATGCAACGAAATCTCTTCAAG aaacaacaacaggaaCCGGGGCAGTGCCATGTACAGTAATCAGGATCGAGACTTAATATCCACTCCCAACCGCGGAACTCATCCTCC ACGAACGCGGCCAACGCTTAAGCCATCGGGAATAATTGTATCAAAGGCTCAAGAGTTTGTGGATATATACCGTTACCCACCGTCCCGCCCTGACCCAATTTACCCACAGCCTACGCCAGATAAAACGGCAGCCAAATGCCGAAAGGACGTATGCCTTTTGCCTGACTGCTATTGCGGAGGAAAGGATATTCCTG GCGGATTAAACGCCTCAGAGACCCCGCAATTCGTACTTATGACGTTTGATGATGCCGTCAATACCATTAATATTGATCTTTACGAGGAACTCTTTAATAATAAGTCGCGGAAAAATCCCAACGGTTGTTCTTGGCGCGGAACTTTTTACCTATCACATGAGTGGACGGACTACGTCATGGTACAGGATTTGTACTCACAAGGTCATGAAATGGCCTCCCACACCGTTTCGTAA